CTAGCACTGAAGGTTATCGGTGCGTCGTTGCGGGATCAGCCTCCTAAGATATGGTTGAGTGCGAAGAACCGGTTGTCGCGAGGAGAGACTATATCTGACTCTCATGAGACCAAACTCCTGGAGAGGATGGCCGCAAGCATCGAGTGCTTGTCAGGGAAGGTTAGAGAATGTTTCCTTGATCTGGGTTGCTTTCCGGAGGATAAGAAGATCCCACTGGATGTGTTGATCAAtatatggatggagattcatgATCTTGATGAGCCGGATGCCTTCGCCATCTTGGTTGAGCTATCAAACAAGAATCTTCTCACCCTAGTTAATGATGCACAGTATGTACAGCTTGCCCTGTATTTCCTTTCAAAGCCTTTAATAATTTGGATGCGACAAAAGGACGGATTTGACATTTGGTTACTCTATGCAGGAACAAAGCCGGCGATTTGTACAGCAGCTACCATGACTTCTCGGTTACACAACATGATGTATTGAGGGATCTAGCGCTTCACATGAGTGGTCGTGATGCTCTGAACAACCGGAGACGGCTGGTGATGCCAAGAAGAGAAGAATCACTACCGAAGGATTGGCAGAGGAATAAGGACACTCCGTTCGAAGCTCAGATAGTTTCCATTCATACAGGTGATTCATTGGCTATTAACTACactttcatctttttttttcttgctatgagaaaaaaaaataccatcTAATTTGTTTAACTGATGCTTAATCCTTCAAGGTAATACATAAAGTTCCATTTGTTATTAGTATTACCTGATCTTGTGAAATATTTCCCTTATTTAAAGTTCTATGGTAGTGTTACTTGCAATTATTTGTGTTTCCCCTTTGGACAAAATAATCTGACCAATTGGTTTCAATCTTCAGGTGAGATGAAAGAATCTGACTGGTTCCAGATGAGCTTCCCCAAGGCCGAAGTGCTTATCCTCAACTTCGCGTCAAGTGTATACTATCTCCCACCATTCATTGCAACCATGCAGAACTTGAAAGCCCTGGTGCTGATCAACTATGGCACCATCAGTGCAACCCTTGATAACCTATCCGCCTTCACCACGCTCAGTGACCTGAGGAGCCTTTGGCTTGAGAAGATCACACTTCCACCGCTACCAAAAACCACAATCCCACTGAAGAACCTGCGCAAGATATCCCTTGTCCTCTGTGAGCTGACCAACAGTCTGAGAGGATCAAAGGTGGATCTCTCGATGACATTCCCGCGCCTATCCAACCTCACCATTGACCACTGCATAGACCTGAAGGAGCTACCATCTAGCATATGTGAAATCAGTTCCCTGGAGAGCATCTCCATCTCAAACTGCCATGACCTCACAGAGCTTCCATATGAGCTGGGCAAGCTGCATTGCCTGAGCATCCTAAGGGTATACGCCTGCCCGGCTCTGTGGCGGCTCCCGCCTTCGGTATGCAGCCTGAAGAGGCTGAAATACCTCGACATTTCGCAGTGTGTCAACCTGACGGACCTCCCTGAGGAGCTCGGTCACCTGACAAGCCTGGAGAAGATCGACATGCGAGAATGCTCGCGACTGAGGAGCCTCCCGAGGTCGTCCTCATCGCTCAAGTCCCTCGGGCACGTCGTGTGCGACGAGGAGACGGCGTTGCTGTGGAGGGAAGCTGAGCAGGTCATCCCAGACCTCCGGGTTCAGGTAGCAGAAGAGTGTTATAACCTGGACTGGCTTGTAGACTGATGTTCCTGGATGCTTTTGGCTCCAAGCTCACCTTTGTACAGATGATGTGTATATTTTTCCCTGTCTAATACAGGATGGAGGAACAATCCACTCTGCAATTTTGACATGTTCAGTGTTCATGCAACTGACTCTCCAGCAGCAGCCAAAGCTTGCTGAGAAAATAGAACCATAGAATTAATAGAGATTTTTTCTTCTTGGCACAAAGCATATTTACATACACATAGCAAATACATTAACCAATACATCTCTTCTGTCTCTCTGTTTAATACAATACAGAACTAGGTTCCATACAATGCTTCTCATTTCTCAGTGTTCCCAAGAAACAGTCTTGCATGATATCATCCGGTGCTAAATTTTTGGCACAACATACATAATTACATACTACACAATCTGCTGCAACTCAGCTGCAGTATGGTTCATCAGAAATTCAGACTCAAGAACTAATAGGCAGCAGAGCCTGCTTCCTAGTAGCCTGAACACAGATCTCTTCTGGAGCTCTACCTGCTCTGAAACAAGCTGATTTTCAGTGCAGTTTCATTGCAAATGTTGAGATGATTACATGGCATATACGATCTCTCCGCTGCTCTCAATGTCAAGGTCAAGGTCCGAGTCCATATCCTCCATGTCGTCGTCGAGGTCAAGGCTGTCAGTCAAGAACTGGTTGATTCCACTGGTGCCTGCTGCTGGAATTGTTGCTTCTGCCAGTATCTGCATGATCTCGTTCATATTCTGCATCGGCTGGTCAGGCTCCTCGTACTGATTGCTAACCATGCCATCATCCATGAGGTCAGCCGGGATGTTCTTCATGAACCATGGGTGGTTCTTTATCTCAGGCATGGTGATCCTCTGCAAGAGCAAATGATTGCATATGTTGTCTCACATCAGAGCTGAATAATTGAAGATTGTGTGGCAGGAATAGAATTGGTACTCACACTAGCTGGGTTGCCAACAAAAATCCTCGTAATGAGATCGCGGCACTCCGGAGATATGTGGACATAGTCTGGAATTGAGTACTGAACACCCAATATTTTCTGCAAATTGAGATCAGTATTTAGACattatttatctaaaaaaagtatTTAGGCATTACTATTTAGCTGGCTGATTATAACTGTAAATTGTGGTGCTGCAAAGCTGAATGGTTGGCAAGGATACCTGAATTGTCTTTCTGAAGTTCTTGGGATCTTCAGGATCCTCGAAAGGGTATGCGCCAACCAACATCACGTAGAGCGTCACACCGCATGACCAAACATCGGCAATCTCCATCCAAAGACAAATTATTAGGGATTGAGCTAACTAATGCATTAAAAGGGTTACTTCACAAGACCATACACTACCCATGCCATTGAAACATGGATCAACACCTTTACAACACAATGGCAGCTTCTATTGTCGAGCAAAAGGCATAGAAGTTGGGCAGCTGCTGGTATCAGTGTATCTTTGCATGCAGGATGGCAACTTTTAAAGCACAAAGGGGATAGATAATACCTTTCCATCGTATTCTTTCTTGAGCAAAACTTCTGGAGCAATATAAGCTGGAGTTCCAACTGTTGATTTTGGTTGTGAATGAAGAACCGATGACTGCAAAATCAGAAAGCAACAGTACAATATTATCCAGGCAGCAATCACATCGAGAAAAATCTAGCGAAAGTTCTCTCTTCttttcactactacagaaagtaATTTAAGCCACATTGTGCACCCTAAATGTCTTGTGGATACTATCTACCTTCAGATCATCAAATCAGTATCACATAGTATTGCCAAATGATCAAAGTAATCCCAACTAAAAGCATagcaaaaataaatagaaaaacatTAGTACCTTCGAGTAACCAAAGTCACATATCTTCAAGCGAGGAGCAGTACTTCCATCTAGCAGAGTGTTCTCCAGCTTTAAGTCACGATGGCATACTTGCTGAACAATGCAAAAACACATTAACAAAATCGCTTCAGCTCAATGCAGCAAACCGCTTATAGTTATAGACAAGCGAAAATCACACGGTAACTTTGAAATCAAAATGATACTGTACCATGGAATGGCAGTAGCTAACTCCAGATATCAGCTGCTGGAAGAAGAAACGAGCCTGAAAGTACACCAAAAGTTCAGAGTTAGCCAATACAACAGTACAATACAGATACTACACAATTATTGGTGAAAGAAATAGACATGATCATAGTGTATCAGGACAGTGATATCGACCTCGTCCTCGCTGAAGCGGCCGGCGCTGCAGATGCGCTCGAAGAGCTCGCCGCCGGAGGCGTACTCCATGACGATCGCGAGATGCGTCGGCGTCAGAATAACCTGAAAAGATTCGTCAGAGTCGGAATTGCAAACGAAACAAGAAGGAACAAACAAAGGTGTCCTTTTACATCATTCAGCATCAGCAATCAGCATGATCTCcaaagaagagaggaggaagaggagaatcGTGTCATGGTCACCTCCTTGAATCGGATGATGTTGGGGTGGCGCAGCGACCTGTGGTTGATGATCTCCCTCTGCACGTTCTCGTCAATCTGCAGTCGAATTCCACGGTCGATCAAACCAGCTTTGattttacccttttttttcttctcaatttTGCTAAGCTAAGCTCGCAgcaaagaaaagagaggaaggaaagagaACCTTCTCGCCGCGGTCGATGTActtgacggcgacgaggtcgccgGAGGCGCGGTTGCGCATGAGGCGGGCGACGCCGAAGTTCCCCGACCCGATCTCCTTCACCAGCTCGTACCTGTCACCGTCGTGCATTATCGGCATCTCCATCCCcagcggccccgccgccgccctctccatcGCTTCCGCCGGCGACCAAACGAACACAAACGCAAACCTCGATCCGACTCAAcacgccacctcctcccctcttcttcctcctcctcctcctccgatctcgtgatctctctctctctctctctctctctctctctctcttcccctctcgcTTGCTCgtgttcttgattttttttttctcgctgttgtttttttttctccttttgctCCCGCGCTTTTTCTTATTGCCGCGGGAAAGTGGGGGAAGACGAAGCAAAGGACGTTATCCACATACGAATCCTAAACCCACCCAACTACCTACCCACTCTATCACTTACACGTGGGTCCCGCATGAcaccgggcccacatgtcattgtgATTGCTCGTCGACGTTCAGGTGAGAAAAAACATCCCGGGATGCTGGGACGGATGCTTATTCTACCCGCATCCTCGGGTGggtggctgacaggtgggcccgactGATGGTGGGGCTCACAGGTCGGTGGCGGGTGGGGATGACGGAGGGAGGCGGGGAAAAAGCGGCCGGAAATATCTCGCGGTGGGGCCGAAAAGCGCCAAGGGGTGGTTAATTACCATCGTGCCCTCGCGCGTCTGGAGCAGTCGGATGGAGATCGGACGGTGTACATGGGTTGACTTTTTTTATAGGGTTGTTGATATTTCCTTGGACGGCTGCGATCGGATTGGCGGCTACGCGGCCACAAGGACGGTGAGGGTATTTCAGTCATATCATCATCGTCTGCCGCTGCTCTTTAATTGGGCTGGTGACTGTAGATTTTAAGCCCAATTTGGGATGAGCATATTATGGGCCTATTTGAGAAGCCCAGATATTTTAACAGGTTTTGTACTAATGGGCCAAAAGCCCATCATTTGTACTGGATCAGTGTGCTTTTGAGCCCCTTTCTTTCGGGCCCATGTAGTTGAACAATGGACCAGTGATGGCCCCGTACCACTTGGAATTTTGGGCTTGTtcattttgtgaaaaaaaaacacttagtAATACTCGATTTTGGCATTATCAAGTTTCGGTAGGGTAAAATTGAGGTGAGTAGTGTTTAGTTTGATGCATTACCAAATACTGAGAAAAGTTTTTTGAATAGAAAGTTAATTATCAACTATTGATAAGGCTATTTTGGTATTACTAAATTTTGGAATGATTGATAATGGTAAAGAAGTGAACAAACCCTTTGTTCTCTCACCCTCGTTTGATTGTTCGCTTATAAGTCatagataaattttaaattttaaaacttattgAGATATTCTgtcaattttcttttttcatcatGGTCTTTTAGACCATTCAGAGCAAAAATATAAAAGGTTCTGctctaaaattattttcatgGTAGGTGACATGTGTGTGCGCGTGTGTTTATAGGTATGAGTGTGCATATTATAAACGTCTACGGTTGtgctgtgttttttttaatttctcaaTTTCATAATACTAGTACATATAGCTATAGGTTATACAAAATTCATTGATTCGTCGTTATTCATAGCGGGTGATTACCTGCTCGACTATGCTTAAATTGAAAGATTATAAATTTGACTAGTTTTCTTTCTAGTGAACAAAATAAGGGGTGATTTTATATCATGAATATTGGTAAACCGAATTTGAATTCGGGTCTAAGGATGGATGGTGCAGCACTTAGTGCTATCCAATGGAGATCTCAGTATCTCATTCTCACCCAGATCGGATATCATCTCCATCCATATTTTTGCTGATCGATGCATCCTCCTGCTCCTGTCATTTTCCTCTCAAAGCAGATCAGCAGAACGAGAAAACTTGCAGAGATTCTTCCTTCCACGAGACACAAATTGCAGTTCGCAACAAACAGCTAATTAATCTTTTGCTCCACAGAGAGATTGAGAGAATCGATAGTTCATTTCATTTGTGAGCAGAGTTTTTCAGCGAGCTAAGCGTATCATATTCTTCAGAAAAAGGGCTTCTGTATTAGTACTCTTGTGTTCATTTAGGCAGAACAGCCGATCTTTTCCATGGCACGCAaaacatttttctttctttgacTCTTTTGGTTTTACtcaattcatgaaaaaaaaaattaaactattaatttatttttatccaTAATGGATTTATGTGGGCTAATACATGAAATTCTTATGATGTTTGGAGGGATTTATTATTCTACTAAGGGGTCTATGTGTGGAATACAACTTATTTACTCCTGAGCAAAACGAGTAATGTGGGAGCAAAACGAGAAGAACCATTAGCTCGTGATTAATTGAGTAGGACTATTAATTATGATAAACTCCAAATTTAGATTTATATTATTTTCAgaataaatttctatataacAAGTTTTTCAATGAAACATAACATTTACTCCGGTGGTTTGGAAAGCGTGCTTACGAAAAACGATGT
This genomic window from Oryza sativa Japonica Group chromosome 12, ASM3414082v1 contains:
- the LOC4352659 gene encoding putative disease resistance protein At5g47280, yielding MERLFEELAGEAVKELLRAVRGTFFCRSTAERLRRNVEPLLPLVQPQAAQGGGGWGHGRSAGELAELAAQLREALELARRAASAPRWNVYRTAQLARRMEAADTAIARWLSRHAPAHVLDGVRRLRDEADARIGRLERRVEEVAAAQQQQQAAATALPPPAISLPFALPPPPPPPKAMAMMAMDTPPTKGMAVGMEVELPFPDDEEDESMVGGGVRVGKEKVKEMVMSGGGGGWEAVGICGMGGSGKTTLAMEIFKDHKIRGYFSDRVFFETISQSANLDTIKMKLWEQISGNLVLGAYNQIPEWQLKLGPRDKGPVLVILDDVWSLSQLEELIFKFPGCKTLVVSRFKFPSLVTRTYEMELLDEEAALSVFCRAAFDQESVPRTADKKLVRQVAAECRGLPLALKVIGASLRDQPPKIWLSAKNRLSRGETISDSHETKLLERMAASIECLSGKVRECFLDLGCFPEDKKIPLDVLINIWMEIHDLDEPDAFAILVELSNKNLLTLVNDAQNKAGDLYSSYHDFSVTQHDVLRDLALHMSGRDALNNRRRLVMPRREESLPKDWQRNKDTPFEAQIVSIHTGEMKESDWFQMSFPKAEVLILNFASSVYYLPPFIATMQNLKALVLINYGTISATLDNLSAFTTLSDLRSLWLEKITLPPLPKTTIPLKNLRKISLVLCELTNSLRGSKVDLSMTFPRLSNLTIDHCIDLKELPSSICEISSLESISISNCHDLTELPYELGKLHCLSILRVYACPALWRLPPSVCSLKRLKYLDISQCVNLTDLPEELGHLTSLEKIDMRECSRLRSLPRSSSSLKSLGHVVCDEETALLWREAEQVIPDLRVQVAEECYNLDWLVD
- the LOC4352660 gene encoding serine/threonine-protein kinase SAPK9; translation: MERAAAGPLGMEMPIMHDGDRYELVKEIGSGNFGVARLMRNRASGDLVAVKYIDRGEKIDENVQREIINHRSLRHPNIIRFKEVILTPTHLAIVMEYASGGELFERICSAGRFSEDEARFFFQQLISGVSYCHSMQVCHRDLKLENTLLDGSTAPRLKICDFGYSKSSVLHSQPKSTVGTPAYIAPEVLLKKEYDGKIADVWSCGVTLYVMLVGAYPFEDPEDPKNFRKTIQKILGVQYSIPDYVHISPECRDLITRIFVGNPASRITMPEIKNHPWFMKNIPADLMDDGMVSNQYEEPDQPMQNMNEIMQILAEATIPAAGTSGINQFLTDSLDLDDDMEDMDSDLDLDIESSGEIVYAM